In a single window of the Thiohalospira halophila DSM 15071 genome:
- a CDS encoding DEAD/DEAH box helicase — protein sequence MNFTDFDFGDAIQRAITDQGYTEPTPIQAEAIPQALEGRDILASAETGTGKTAAFTMPLLQRLANAQSAGGSRRPRALVLVPTRELAAQVAESVRTYGRHLKLRSVEIAGGAAMGPQMKALREGVDVIVATPGRLEDHLQRGTTDLGGVETLVLDEADRMLDMGFLPAIERVIAKLPKERQTLLFSATFAGKIRKLANGLLNNPVEIDVARSNAAAASVTQSAYHVDSGRRRELLSHLFGEHDMEQVLVFARTKRGADRLAEQLDKDGIASTSIHGDKSQGQRNKALDRFRKRRIRCLVATDVASRGIDIDELPHVVNFDLPDNPEDYVHRIGRTGRGGSEGAAISLVCADQREQFGAIERLLGGSIPAETVTGFEPTEKAPAPRRSKGNGRGRGGNGRGNGGGGQGRGNGGGPRQRQGGPRRDNNRA from the coding sequence ATGAATTTTACCGATTTCGATTTCGGCGACGCCATCCAGCGCGCCATTACCGATCAGGGCTACACCGAGCCCACCCCCATCCAGGCCGAGGCCATTCCCCAGGCCCTGGAGGGTCGTGACATCCTCGCCAGTGCCGAGACCGGCACCGGCAAGACCGCCGCCTTCACCATGCCGCTGCTGCAGCGCCTGGCCAACGCCCAGAGCGCCGGGGGCAGCCGCCGCCCGCGCGCCCTGGTGCTGGTCCCCACCCGTGAGCTGGCCGCCCAGGTGGCCGAGAGCGTGCGCACCTACGGTCGCCACCTGAAGCTGCGCTCCGTGGAGATCGCCGGCGGCGCCGCCATGGGCCCGCAGATGAAGGCCCTGCGCGAGGGCGTGGACGTCATCGTCGCCACCCCGGGCCGGCTGGAGGACCACCTCCAGCGCGGCACCACCGACCTGGGCGGCGTCGAGACGCTGGTCCTGGACGAGGCCGACCGCATGCTGGACATGGGCTTCCTGCCCGCCATCGAGCGCGTCATCGCCAAGCTCCCCAAGGAGCGTCAGACCCTGCTCTTCTCCGCCACCTTCGCGGGCAAGATCCGCAAGCTGGCCAACGGCCTGCTGAACAACCCAGTGGAGATCGACGTCGCTCGCTCCAACGCGGCCGCCGCCTCCGTCACCCAGAGCGCCTACCACGTGGACTCCGGCCGTCGCCGGGAGCTGCTCAGCCACCTCTTCGGTGAGCACGACATGGAGCAGGTCCTGGTCTTCGCCCGGACCAAGCGCGGCGCCGACCGCCTGGCCGAGCAGCTGGACAAGGACGGCATCGCCTCCACCTCCATCCACGGCGACAAGAGCCAGGGTCAGCGCAACAAGGCGCTGGACCGGTTCCGCAAGCGCCGGATCCGCTGCCTCGTGGCCACCGACGTGGCCTCCCGCGGCATCGACATCGACGAGCTCCCCCACGTGGTGAACTTCGACCTGCCGGACAACCCCGAGGACTACGTCCACCGCATCGGCCGTACCGGCCGCGGCGGCTCCGAGGGGGCGGCCATCTCCCTGGTCTGCGCCGACCAGCGCGAGCAGTTCGGCGCCATCGAGCGCCTGCTGGGCGGCAGCATCCCGGCCGAGACCGTCACCGGCTTCGAGCCCACCGAGAAGGCCCCGGCCCCGCGTCGCTCCAAGGGCAACGGCCGCGGCCGCGGCGGCAACGGCCGCGGTAATGGTGGTGGCGGCCAGGGTCGCGGTAACGGCGGCGGCCCCCGTCAGCGCCAGGGCGGCCCCCGCCGGGA